A region of the Numenius arquata chromosome 2, bNumArq3.hap1.1, whole genome shotgun sequence genome:
GCAAACAGGGCTGGGGACTGCAGGCAGGGGAGGCACAGAGTTATCAAAAATCAGATCACACCTGTTATCTGTTGAGGTGCTGATCGTTTGCAGTTGAACCACAAATCCCAGGGAATGCAGCAATGTACCTGTCAAGGGTTGTTAGGAGTGCCAGATTTCTGCAAGTTTTAGCGTCTTCAACTGGGCACAGCAGATTCATTGGAACTCTCGAGTCTTCTGACCTTAACCTTTCTAGCTGTAAAAGGCGAAAAATGTTATCGCTTGACTTTCTTGGAATATTGTGGGTACTGTATTGGCTCAcattgggggaggaaaaaaacataccTTAAGAAAAAGAGTAGTTGTGTATTCAGTTCTTGTTTGTAGAGTTCATATGCTGAAGGGTGAGGATAAAGAGAGACAAATTCTTCAGGTGAGCACTGGATACTGTGTAAATCTGATGGTctgcggggggaaaaaaaaaaaaaggcagcaaaaccctCGTTGGGCATACGCACAAAGGGCGCTTTGTAAACGCATTGGCACACCTTTAATTTGAGTACTTTCTAAGGGTTGGATTTGCTACTGTAACAGTCTTCagtgctcttttttattttatttttttacctgaaaTAGATGCAGGGtttctttagtttaaaaaaaaaaaaaaatgttctgacaCTTTAAAAAGTggggagttggacaagatgatatctatggtgccttccaactctaaaaaaaaattcagtgaaaattcagtgaaaaagcagGTTAGTTttggaggagcagcagagataAATTGGAGAGTAGTCCAAGACTGTTCTTCCTTCATGTTTTCAAgcgctttatatatatatacacacccaaAAGTTCAGTCCttgttttttgtctctttttaataGAGAATCAGTTATTATATTGGAATTGACTCTGCATACAAAACCACTACTACTTtactttgtgatttttctttatttccttagcagtgattgcagatgtaggttttgggtttgtgtttcttAAGGGAAGATGCTCCTTTTCTCTTGCTCGTCTCTGCTCTATCAGTTCTGTAATAAACCTTGCACGTCAGTCTTTGTTACTGTAGTGGCAGGATTGTGACATCAAGTGGAGCATTTTGATCGAGACAGAGAAGAGCGTTTCTACAAGAGTAGCTGGAGTTTCCTGTCATCTCTAGGCCCTCAGTTGCAGGATGACTGATACAAATTCATGTGCATGCACAGTATTTTCCTGTGAAAGATTCTTCTGCAAGACAACTTCCTTAATGCTTAGTTGTTAAATGTGCTATATATATAGTAGGTGTAGGGTTGTAGTttagtttagaaataaaaaggttaaaacctGAGTTACTGAAGATCTGATTGTGAAATGTCATTGAGAGCAAATGGCTCAGAAGTATGATACTATAGGAACACTTTTCCTTCATAGTTTTATTAATACTTATTATGATACAAATTCTGAATTCTACCTGGTAaggcttttcatttctgttaatttttatgttcacaggaaaatgattttttgttttcttttcttgctttacaGCTTGGCACTGCAATTGGGTTTTTGTTGCCACCTGTTTTGGTTCCAAATACGCATAATGATCTCGATCTAATGGCACATAACATCAGCATCATGTTCTATGGAACAGCGATAGTGTCCACGCTTTTGTTCTTCTTAACAGGAGTTGGTAAGTGTTCTGTTCATGTAATTTAAATGGCGACTGTAGGGGGTGTTTACAACATCTCTCTTCAAGCATCTGACTTGGCTCCAAGTCGGCAAATTACACTTTCTCAGGTTTACTTGTGTTCCGCTTATCTGTTGTGCCAGGATTAAGCGACAACCAGTGAACTGTGTGTTGTGCTTCACATGGAACAACCTTTCCCAGGATATGCTTAGGCTTTTTGCTATATTACGGTACAATAAAATTTCCCTGTGTTATTCTTACAATTCAGATAGGAAAGTTTAGGCACATTGCAGTTGAAGTCTGTGTTTGACCATGTGTTGGTAGCAATCAGACATGACCAAATAATGAGTTGCATCCATTGTGGCTGTGACTTGATTCTTCCGTGAGGAGcatctagaatattttttttatggaagTGTTATAAAGCACAAATTGAACTTGGGAAATTCGTCAAACTGaaacacttcaaaaagaaaaagcattagtcTGGTAAAGACAAATCAAAATTAATTCCTCCTTCTTTTTCACCAGTGTTTGAAGAAAAGCCGAAATACCCTCCTAGTCACTCTCAAGCAGTCCTGCAAACTATGCCTCCTGAGGATTATTCCTACAAGCAGTCCATTATAAATTTGTTCAGAAACATTCCATTTGTACTTTTGCTGATCAGCTACGGTAAGTGCTGCTGTCTGGCTGTAGTCTGGCAGAGCAGTTGAATGTGGGCTGAAAGCACATCGAGTTTtagttgtggtggtggttgtttatGGGGGAGGGAGTGTCAGACTTTTACATGTTCAGCAGCCAGTGCTGGAAAAACTGACAGGATTCAAAATACCGTTTGTTGGTCTGGTGAAGAGATTTTTACCTGGCAGATAAAAGGTTTTGCCTGTGATGTGAGTCTTAAATATGAGAAGATTAACTCTTTGAGGTAGCAGATCTGCAGGGCTACACTTGGAATGACTGAAGCTTTTCTTTTGGTACTGCAGGTATTATGACTGGGGCATTTTATTCTGTCTCCACATTATTAAACCAGATGATAGTAACTCATTATGAGGTAAGTTTCTTGGATCTTCTTTGGGTTTACATTTGCAGAGGTGATGTTTATTGTTATGTAGGTGCTATGTGCGCTCAGACCTGTGGTTTCCTTTGTATCCCGCTACCATACAGCTATGGGAGACATAGGAATGTTTGTTTGCGCTTATGACCGCCAAGAGGTCTGAAATTGACTCTGAGTGGAAGCAAGTTATTAATGAGCACCatataaatatttgttgaaaGGGAGAAGAAGTGAACGCTGGGAGAATTGGCTTGACACTGGTGGTGGCAGGAATGGTGGGTTCGATTATTTGTGGTTTGTGGCTGGATTACACTAAAACATACAAGTAAGTGTGGGTAGGCATGTATGGGGCTAGGGGTAGGAGAGCGGTGCAATTGCATTAGAGAAATACTGCAGCATAAGGGCTGAAGTGAACTGATGATGCAGTTCATCCCTGATCTTTTAGCGGCCTTGATGGAGACTAGTTTCTGAGGCTGGTTCTTGGCCAAAAGAAATGAGACAGGAGAATGCAAAGGCGCGAGGGGTTTTTCTATCTGCTCCTGTCTCTTCAGGAGTGTAGGGCTAACAAGGAAAGCCCTGTATGTCCTACATACAGTGGCCAGGTGGCCCAGTGGTCTCCTTCACCTAGGAAAGCATAAAGGCTGAAAACCTACTCTGCCTTGTTTTGTAAAATGGACAGTTGATggattccctttttgttttgttttggggtgttttttttgtttttgttatacTACTCCTGGTCATATTAGTAAGTATAACATTTGCTTTAATTCAGGGGATGACCACGGAGTAGAACTCTGTTCTGGGGTAGGAGCTCCCAGTTCCATCACTTGTGGTGTGGTGCCCCCTAGGAGTGAGCAGTGCCCTGGAGCGCTGCTTGAGGTGGAGTTCTCCCCTGTGACTCTTAGTACATTATGTGCAAGAGCTCTAGAAACCTAATGGATGTTAATGCTGTAGATTGGCTTTGTTTCTGCATGCGTTTTAGCTTATTTATAAGTGATATGTGCTTTAATATTTTTGGATGACATCCCTAAttccagatttaaaataaatagaacgTTGTAATGAGATTTGTTTGACTTGCCTCTTAGGCTTACTTTTATTGCTAATAGTGTTCGATTTGGCTGCTCACTTATTGCGTTACGGTCAGCTCTGCAGAATGGCCAAGAGGTACAACGTAGTGGAGAACTAAAATAGCCTTAAGATAATAGTATCTGCTGTGATTGTCCACTCTTTGAGAGTCTGAGTAAGTCTTGTTAGCCTTGAGTGAAGCAGCCATATAATCCAGGCAATAAAGAGTTCAGGAAGGGATGCATTCTCATGGCATGATATGTTTGAGTCAGAATTACATGAAGCAAATCTTTTAGCTGTAGAATGTCAATTGTTAGAGAGTAAGTAAGGTTTATGTTACTCTTTGATGCTTCAGCAATGTACTATGACCTTATGTtaacaatgttaatttttttaatttttttttttttttggttgggttgcaGGCAAACTACTTTGATTGTTTACGTTCTCTCTTTCATTGGGTTGCTGGTATTTACTTTCACCCTGGACCTCGGATACCTTATAGTAGTGTTCGTGACTGGAGGAATACTTGGGTGAGCAATTAAAGAGGACTAGAAGACTTACTGCAGTTCTGTTCAGAAACAATATTTAACTGTTTTAACTGAATGATTCTACTGTATATTCTGTTGCCATGCTCTCAACCTATGCTTGTAGCTCACAGTACAGATAGGGTTTACTTGGGTTTCACCTTCTGTTACATCAGAATAAATCCAAAGTAACTCACTTTTCAGTGAACTTCATTAACATTTTTATGGACCTAACAGAAATCTGTATGTGGTCAATTTGTTTGGTTCAAAAAGCTGTCTGCAGTGAAGTTGAATCTTTCTGTTGACCAGTGGATAAGTGATTAGAGTTTAACTGGGCAAATTTAGGAAGACTGGTTTCTGTGCGTTTtgattaatttatattttgataGCTCAAGCAATGTGCTGGGTGCTTTGTTTGCTCAGAAGAGCATGAGCACTTCTCATAGATACGTAATCTAAAAGGTGCTGAGGGAATAGCGCTGTATCCAGACATAGCAGTCAAGGAAGAGCCAGAAATGTCTTGAGAATTTCAGTTTAaagaccaaccaaccaaccaacatcAACTGTATTAAGCCCCTGCTCTTTCTGTCATCCATTGATCCCCACAGCAGCTTCTAGCAGCCATTCCAGTGTCCAGCCTCACTCCCTACTAATGATCTCTTTTTGTCCTCCAGCACGGATTTTTGGGCTGATCAAATACTGATGTTTGTGTATGTCTTTCATTGAAAGTAATTGGCTTCAAGGATGAAGTGGCTTGCGGTCAGAGAAGGTTGTTTCATATGTATGGAGTGGAGTGCAGGTGGTTATGGGGAACAGGACAAATACGtttgtcctaaaaagagagatgTACGGCTAAAATTGTTGGGTGAGGTCAGCGGAACGTAGCAGGCAAAGCAAGTATCGAATCATGTTAGgtctttaaaacaaacagttCAGAATACAAGCTAATTCATAATACCATGTGTTTATGTTTGATTTTCTGAGCTGTAGTAATAGATGAAGGCCACACCTGTCATCCTCTTACTCTCCTCTTCAACAGGTTCTTCATGACTGGCTATCTGCCACTTGGGTTTGAATTTGCTGTGGAAATTACATACCCAGAGTCTGAAGGCACTTCCTCGGGTCTCCTTAATGCATCAGCACAGGTTAtatcattttatttcttaaagtgAAGTAATGTTCAGGAAAGTCACTCTGCTCGAATCTAAGGTGGCTTTCTTAGACTTGGCTGCTAAGTCTCTGGTGTATTGCTGTagtcttaattttcttaatttggtTTCTCTAAGATGTATCCTGAAACTTTGCAAGGTAAAGTGATGACTCTTTTCTGTGTGATCCTGATGAAGTAACTTGTTTGTTTCTAGATATTTGGAATTGTCTTTACACTTGTTCAAGGAAAACTCACAACAGACTATGGTCCTCGTGCAGGAAACCTCTTTCTTTGTGCTTGGATTTTTGTGGGCATTATCTTAACAGGTAATTAATTAGAAATGTAAGTAATGATTtctctttaatgtaaaaatatggAGGCTTTCTTTTTTGAGATAGACATCGAAAAATTCACACAGGCATCTAGGATTTAAATATGTGGCTTCCTCTCTGGACTTACAGAAGTTTAAGTGCAgagtttggttttggattttttttcgttctttgtttttcactttaaataCTTGCTGTGCACACACCCTTTGTTTTCAGGATGATAATGCTGATATATGGACAGACATCTGTGGCCCGTTCTTGAGTCATGTCTTGAATTTGAGGCAGATGTCTATCTCCAGAGTAGTATAGTATAtgtaaacaaatacataaatggAGACAGGTTGCAGTTTTCCAAATGCAAGAAACTGCTGATGTATTCCTGAACTGTATCAGTGACTTACACATGCTGGTACTTACAAATGTGCTGAAAGTGCTAAAACCAGGCTTTGCTTTAAGTACTTATGGTTTAAAAGCTCTTATTGTCATTGTCTGCATGTGCTTTGTGAGGAGCAAGTTCAAACTGTCAGTAAGTTCAAATTGCAACAGAGTGAATAGAGGTATTTTGAATATGTGCTGAAAGCAGCTTCTGTGTGCTTGCGCTATACAAACATTTCCCTTGAAATGCATGTCATTGCAAAGTTGTGaaccagctttctcttttttttgtttcagccttAATAAAATCAGATTTGCGAAGACACAATGTGAATTCAGGGATTATGAATTTGGATGTTAAAGCTGTAAGTGGTGACTCTTATCGTGATTGTATTGGCATTCTTGAATGCTTGGCTTCTCTTGGCATAATATTAACAGCAAAAGCGTAATTGTCAAAAACTTATTATATGGCTGTGTCCTTGCTGGTTTGGAACAACAGAGCCATGTGGGAAGCTGCCCTCAGATATCTGTTTCTCCCCTTAGCTCCCATGAAAAAAACTAAAAGACCTTCTACTCTCtcattttcctgaattttaagtGGTTAATATTAATCTCTGGTTTTATTGCTTGAATCTCGCTTTTTCGTATTTTCAGGTATCATTGTAAATTGTGAAGCCTTTTTGTGTATTGGGTTAGGAGGCTGTGTTACAGActacatattttctttaaaatacctgcaGTCCCTTTAAGTGAAGTCAGGGTCTGATGAACAGAAGTCACACTGCTGTTTCTATACCATGCTGCATGGAGAGCTGGGTCTGTTCTTCCGCTGAGCACCCTCTCACTTTAAATGAAGGGTGAGCATAGCACTTTCTGCTGTTCAGGAGGTCTGAAGACCATGTTTCAGCAGCTTTTCCAAATTAACACAGTTACTAGTAGAGATAAGGCTGTTGTCggaaactttttttcagtgctgtgggTTTTTTGATCATTTGGATCAAGATAATGAAGCAGCTTTTTGGAGTCGGTGCAAGATCCTCTGTTGCACTTCTTTTTATGTGTAGGTGTCTCACATATATAGCAGCTTTTGATCATCCTGCGATCAGGTGCACGCTGTTAGTGTCTGCACAAGGTTCAGGAACTGCCAAGCTGGTGCTCTATGAGCTAACTTGAATCTGAAACCTGTGCAGCCGTGTGTGCACAGCGTGGCGTCCTGTGGGTCTGCCAGCCTGGGTTGGGGCTATCTTAGGGCTGTGCACGCTGAGTGGGGGCAGTGGTCCGTGACTTGTCTGTTTTCCATTATCACCTTGTTAATTAGCTCAGATTGTCACACAACTTTATTTATATTAGCCAGGATATAACAAAAGCCTGGCATCCTCACCCTGATACTACCATAAATAATTGAGAGCTGCCTATGTTAATAAGGTAGTATAGCACTTTGATACCAAACCTTGATCATCAAGTTTCTACTGTGTTTAATGTAACggagaaaaaacctgaaaattaatcTTGTGATAAATATCTATATGCAGTAAATATATACTTTACAGTTATATTAAAAAAGTCAGttctgtgggtttggggttttcttttcattagagagagaagtgaaaatagggctttctatAAATGCCTAATTTGGCTAATTAACTACATACACTAGCGGAGTCTAACTTAATAATTACCCAAGAATACTGAGGTTGGGAATAGCTTCTGCTGAATAACAGTTTAAttcctcctttgttttttttcccccctctccaggTACCAGTTGACAGTCCTGTAGAACCTGAAAGTACTACATTAAAAATTCAGTCTGCTTTATGAAGCTGAAAGAAGGTGACTTAGAAACGCACAAGTTTGGTTGGATACTGAACAATATTAATTAGTGTAATCACTGGGTTTGTGTGTATGAGTAGTAAAATGTGTTTGGTGATATTGGTGATAGTTGTGCGGTGGAAACTATGAAGATGTTCAGTTCATTTTGCCCAAGATGCAAACAATTCACCTCTGTACGGAATACTTGTTTTAACAGTTTTCAAGTTTTGCAGTTGCATTGGTAAAGAACTGTGTGACTACTCTCCGTGCTAGGGAGACATGTACGTTAAGGATGCATACTTGAAAAAATCTGGAATCCTGAAGTACAGTCGTCACGATCAGAAgtatccaattttttttcttgttcagtctTTGTTAGTGCATTTGGGAAGTTAGAAAGTAGGTAGCTGCACTGCTGGAGGATgttcagaagggtttttttttaattttatctgtatttttaatataagccAGTGGTTCCTTCTGGGAAACTGTCTATAGCACAATACTGAAAACAAGAGATGACTGCAAACGTGTGTGTTTCAGACTGGCATCTGACATTTCTTTTGCCTTGAAACTTCTTGATAGGTATCAGAAGGCGGATAAGAGAAAACACTGTCTTACAGATTCATTGTAACATTTCCAGGGAGATTTAAAGAGTTTCCCACtagataaattgaaaaaaaaaaaaaccaacccaacacttCTTATTAAATACAgtcaaaaggaggagaaaggcctTTGATATCTCTACCGGGAAGTAATTACAGGCGATGGAACACTACCACACAGGTTGCCTCCACGGAATCGTTTGAGTGCTTTCTCAGTTAAAGTGAGAGGAGTACGTGTTTACAAAGAGTTGGTGCCTTTACTTTGTAAAGAAGATCCTTGCCTCATCTTGAGTTTAATCAGTGCTGCTGAAGAAATTCCATTTTTGTGTGTTAAACCTCCTCTGAATATTTGTGGAGTATcagaaaatgtgttctttttttgcatttatttctctgcGTTATGAATTGTATCACTTGTCTCGTGAAATTTTTGTGCTTATATAACTTAAATCATGTCTTTCACAGTTTGTTAAAAGTTGTAAGAACGACTGAAAGGAAAATAGTGATATTTCACTTTGtctgaaatatttgctgtttatATCATGCATCTTAGCTAAAAAAGGAGCAGACTTCATTAACATTCACCTTGTGTTATTATGTTTATCTAAATTTGGGATGTGGATTTCTCACTGCAGTGCTTCTGAAAATATTCTCCTTGCCCTTGTGCTCTGTCTACGCACTTAAAGAATTGACAGCACTACAGTAACACCGAGGCCCTACTATTACTGAAAAAGTCAGACCTGAGTTagcagactttttaaaaacagtttagcGTTAGCAGTCTTTAAGCTGAGCCTGCAGGTTCAGTACCATCAATGATGGCATCTCTCTGAGTTCCCACAGATGTAGTGCCATCCAGAGGAGGAATCCTGCTTGAGGTTTTCCATGGATTGTTACAATTGGGTATGGGGAACTTTTTAACTCCAAGATAGTCTTTCAGTATGATAAGTGttgttaaatgcttttctttttcttgtttcactGTAGATTTAGAGAATCCTTTTGTATAAAAGAACCCTATAAACTTAGCTGTCTAATCTTAGCCTCTGAACTTGATGATCTGGATTTAACATTTTCTATGGAAAATGCTTCAGACGTGGGAAGACTGAATGACGTTATACATACCAGAATAAGCTAAGCATGCTTGGAACACCTGCCTTTGCAAAAAGGGTCCGTATCTCTTTGCCAGGTCCAGTGCTAGAGGGGTGAGCTCTGCAAGAAGAGTTCTCTGGTGAAGTAGCTG
Encoded here:
- the FLVCR1 gene encoding choline/ethanolamine transporter FLVCR1, translated to MVEDGGGGGEEEEEAAEGEMPATAGVPALQRCNGFLPGKEAEDGGGRAAPAGGGERAAPAEAEAMLSAGGGRLETRLSRRRLAVLAVFSCYSLVNAFQWIQYSILSNVFAGFYGVSFTQIDWLSMVYMVAYVPLILPATWLLDARGLRLTALLGAGLNGLGAWLKCASLAPDRYPITFAAQAVCAVAQVFILGLPSRIASVWFGPTEVSTACAVAVLGNQLGTAIGFLLPPVLVPNTHNDLDLMAHNISIMFYGTAIVSTLLFFLTGVVFEEKPKYPPSHSQAVLQTMPPEDYSYKQSIINLFRNIPFVLLLISYGIMTGAFYSVSTLLNQMIVTHYEGEEVNAGRIGLTLVVAGMVGSIICGLWLDYTKTYKQTTLIVYVLSFIGLLVFTFTLDLGYLIVVFVTGGILGFFMTGYLPLGFEFAVEITYPESEGTSSGLLNASAQIFGIVFTLVQGKLTTDYGPRAGNLFLCAWIFVGIILTALIKSDLRRHNVNSGIMNLDVKAVPVDSPVEPESTTLKIQSAL